The DNA segment CGGCATCGAGGTAGTATATCGCCTCGTAAAGGAGAACCACATCAAAGGACGCCTCGCTCCACGGAAGCGCATGGGCGTCCATCTTATCGACGGCGACCTTCGGATCGTCGGCGTAAATACCCTTTGCTATCCCGAGATTCCTATCGTCTATGTCGCCTCCGACGACACGCCTTGCCGTCTGCGCGAGATAACCGAGACCGATGCCGGAGCCGCAGGCCACCTCCAGGACATCCTTGGACTTGCAGTAGGGAGCGGCGAAGCGGTAGCGTGTGTAAAGCCTTTTGATCTGCTCCTTCGACGCCCCTGCGCCGGGCAGCTCGGTGATGCTATGGTAGTCCGTCTCGGTCTTAACGGCCATAAAACTCTCTGACCGACCGCGCCACGTACTCGACGCCGTCGTCCTCGAGCTCGACGTACATGGGTAGAAGCAGCACCTTAGAAAAGACCTCGTCAGTGCGCGGGAGATCAAAGTCGAGCCCCAGGGCCTCGAACTGGTGCACCCCTTTCCCGCCCCAGGGGAGCATGGTTTCTACGCCCCGCTCACGGAGGTGCCTTACAAGGGCGTCACGGTCCTCGGCCTCCACCTCGTAGTTCTGGAAGACATCGTAGCGGGCCGTCCCGCTCTCGGGCGATGGCGGGAGCCTGAGCTCCGCCACGTCACGCAGAAGCTCATCGTAGAGCGCCGCTATGGCCCTTCGCCTTTCGAGCCATCCCGGCAGCAGTCCGAGTTTGAAATCGAGAATAGCGGCGTGAAGGTTGTCCATGCGGAAGTTGTAGCCCCACTCGACTATCTCTCCGTCGGCCGCCCTCCCGTGATTGCGCAGCAGCCTTACACGCTCGGCCACCTCCTCGTCGTCGGTCACCACGGCGCCGCCGTCGCCGAATGCGCCGAGCAGCTTTGCCGGATAGAAGCTGAAGCAGCCGGCAAGGCCGAAGCTTCCTCCCTTGCGGCCGCCGAGCACCGCCCCGAGGGCCTGGGCCGAGTCCTCGACAACGGCGATGCCGCGCTCTCCGGCAATACGCATGATCCTGTCCATCTCTCCGTTTATCCTGCCGTTGAGCTGTACCGGCACAATCGCCTTTGTCTTATCCGTAAGGGCCTGCTCCATGGCGGCCGCGTCCATCAGGTGGTCGTCGCCTATATCGACCAGCACCGGTGTTGCTCCGAGATGCTTGATGACCGAGACGGTGGCCACAAAGGTGTGCGAAACCGTAACCACCTCGTCGCCGGGCCCCACGCCGGCCGCCTTCAGGGCAAGCAGGAGCGCCTCCGTGCAGTTCCCCACGCCCACGGCGTAACGTGTGCCGCAAAAGCGCGCCAGGTGCTCCTCGAAGCTCCTGAGCTGCCCCCTCAGCATGAGGTCCCCTCTGGAGAGGACGTCATGGATTATCTCCATGTACTCCTTTTCGTTGTTTCTGAAGTGCCTGGGGTAGTCGATGTACCTGACCCGATAGCTTGTCATGGCTCGGCATTCTCCATGTTATTTATTATGAGTTCGGCCACCTCGGCGGCCCCCAGCCCGTAACGCCGCTTCAGGTGCTCTCCGTCGCCCACATGGCCGCACAGCTTTTCGGGGATGCCCACCCGCCTGAAGAGCCCGCCGTAGGATATCTCGCTCAAGACCTCAGCCACTGCGGAGCCCAGTCCCCCTATGACGCTGTGCTCCTCAAGGGTAAAGACGGCGGCGTGCGACAGGGCGCACTCCTTTACGAGCCCGGTGTCCAGTGGTTTCAGCGTATGCATGTTCACGACCGTAGCGGAGAGCGACCTGCCCGAGAGCGTCTTCCTCACGTCGAGGGCCGTCTTGACCATGCTCCCCACAGCAAGCAGCGCAACATCGCTTCCCTCGGCCAGCACCATACCCCTGCCGAGCCTGAAGTCGGGAGGGCCGTCATGGATAAGAGGCTCTCCCGTCTTTCCCATGCGGATGTAAAGGGGCCTGTCGAACTCTGAAGATATGCGGGCCAGCACCTCGGCCTCGGCCGGGTCGGCGGGCACCACGACCGACATGTTGGGCATGGCGCGCATGAGGGCGAGGTCCTCTATGCCGAAGTGGCTGAAGCCCTCGAGACCGTAGGTGAACCCGCCGCCCACGCCGATGAGCTTCACGCCGATGTCGTGATAGGCCACGTCCATGCGTATCTGCTCGTAGGCCCGCATCGTGATGAAGGGGATTATGGAGTAGCAAAATACGTTCTTGCCAGACAGGGCAAGCCCGCAGGCCGTGCCGATCATGTTCCCCTCGGCCACGCCGATGTCGAGAAACCTCTCGGGGAATGCCTCCTTGAAATCGTCGAAGAGCCTGAAACCGAGGTCGGCGGTAAGAAGGTAAAGGTCCCCGTCGTCTTCGGCCCTCTCTTTCAGTGCCTTGAAAAACGCCGCCCTCACGATGCAAGCTCCATCTTCGCCCTTTCATACTCATCACGGTCCGGCGCCCGGTAGTGCCACAGAAGCTCATCCTCCATGAACGATATCCCCTTTCCCTTCAAGGTGTGACCTATGACGACGCTCGGATGCCCCCTCTCGAAAGGCAATGCCCCGTAAGCGTCCAGAACGGCGGCGCAGTCGTGGCCGTCCACTTCCACCGCTCCCCATCCGAAAGCCTTCCACCGTGCGGCCAGAGGTTCGAGCTCTATTATGTCGCTTGTGCGTCCCAGGGCCTGGATCTTGTTGTAGTCCACTATGGCCGTCAGATTGTCAAGACCGTGGTGGGCGGCGAACATGGCCGCCTCCCAGCTGGAGCCCTCGTTGAGCTCTCCGTCACTCAAGAGCACGTATACACGATAGTCGAGACCGTCACGCTTGGCGGCAAGCGCCATGCCGGCGCCGATGGAGAGACCATGGCCGAGCGAGCCGGTGGAGACCTCTATGCCCTTTTCGATCTGGCGCGTCGGGTGCTGTTCGAGCACGCCGTCGTTGACGGCGAAGCCGTCGATATCCTCGTCGCTGAGAAAGCCGGCCTCATGGAGCACCGCGTAGAGCACCATGGCCGCATGGCCCTTGCTCATGACGAACCTGTCGCGGCAAGGCCGCGTCCTGTCGTCAGGACCGTGCCTCAACACCCCGAAATATAGGGCGCACAGCAGCTCCACCGAGGAAAAGCATGAGCCGATGTGGGGACTTCGCGTCCTGTAGGCCATGTCGAGTATGGACCTTCTGACCTTCTTAGACAAGTGCAGGTATTTTTCGAGACCAGCTTTTCCTGTCATTCCAACACTCCTCGAAGCGGCCCGCTAATCTATGACAGCGTAGCCTATGTATGGATCGAACTCGACCCTCTCGATCCTGAGCCTCCCGACGCCGATGGAATCGAGCAGCGCCTCCGTCTCGCCGGGCCAGATGGGATTGTCGAGTTCGTCAAAGGCCATGATAGCACCTTTAGGCATCCTCGGGAAAAAACTCTCTATGGCCACCTTCGTCGGCTCGTAGAGGTCCATGTCGAGAAAGAGGAGGCTTACGACGAGGTGTTTGTTCTCCGATATGAACTCCGGGATGGTCCTGGTTACATCTCCCTTTATGAGCCTTACCTTGTTCACGTGGCCGAGAAACCTATTGGAGTCGTAGATGTCGATAAGCTCGTTCAATTCGTCGAATGAGTTCGAGCACAGCTGCCCCGCTCCGGCCTCCATCAGGCGGTTCGAGTCCTTCTCACTCACCTCCGGGAAGCCCTCGAAGGTGTCGAAGCCGTATATGCGACGTGTAAGGTTGTTTGGCTCGAGCACGGCGCTCATGTTGGCCCAGGCCATGAGACTGAAACCCCTGTACACACCGCACTCCACTATGGAGCCCTTCACGGGAAGGACCTTCTTGAATATCTCGTACAGGGCCAGAAGCCTTGTAAGCTTCTGGCGTCTTATGTACTTAGGAAAGTTGTCGAGCTTGACCTCGATGCTCTCGGGGTTACGCAGGAAGACCTCCTCTATCTTCCTGCCCGCCTCTCTCTCGGAGTCAGTCCTGAAACCACCCTCGGGGGTCACGGTCCTCATATATTCCTCCACTTCCTACTTGAAGATGGCCGCCAAGGTCGAAAATATTATTTTCAGGTCGACAAGAAGCGACCTCGTCCTGACATACTCGAGCCCGAGCCTGTTTTTCTCCGGAGCTATCTTTTCAAGGTAGTCCCTGTCGGGGTCCTTACTGCCCTTGAGAATCTCGGACTCGTTCCTGAACCTTATCGAGGCGTAGTCGGTGATCCCCGGTCTCACCGTAAGGAGCAGCCTCTCCTCTTCCGAGTAAAGATCTACCGCCCACTGGACCTGCGGCCTGGGACCGACGAAACTCATCTCACCCTTCAGCACGTTAATAAGCTGCGGAAGTTCGTCGAGCTTGTACCTTCTTATGAACCTCCCCACCTTCGTGATACGCGGGTCGTCCTCCGGGGTGGATGAGCCGCCTATCTTCTCGGCGTCTTTGACCATGGAGCGGAATTTCAATATATTGAAGGGCCTTCCGTAGCGACCGACCCTGAGTCCCCTGTAAAAGAGCGGCAGGCCGTCCTCAACAAGTATGAGCAGAGAGACGGTGAGCATGATGGGGGACAACACCATCAATCCGGCAACGGAAAAGACGATGTCGAAAGTACGCTTGCCCCAGTCGCCTCTGTTCAGAGAGGAGGTGCTCGCGGCCTCTGTCTCCTTCATCGATTCCGCCACCTTACCCTTCGCATGCTCGGCGGCACTATATGTGCCCCATGAGCCGCTCCTTCAAGAGGCCGAAGTACTCGTAAAAGGCCCTCTCGGCCATCTCTACCCCTTTGGCGCTGGGAAGTCCCACCGACCGCTCCCTTGAGACGAGGTGTCCCGTCGGTACGGCCACCGGGTCTAAACCTTGCGCCCTAAAAAGCGCCATGGCGCGCGGCATGTGAGAGGCGGAAGTAACGAGCAGAAACCTCCTGTCCTCCAAAAGCGGCTTGAGGAGCACGGCCTCTTCATGGGTATTCAAGGACTGCTTCTCCACTATCAGATCGTCAGCCGCCACGTCGAGCTCTACTGCAAGTCGCGCCATGAGCTCCGAGGGCTTGGTCTCCGAAAAGGACCCTCCCGACAGGATGAGCCTTGCCCGCCCAAGCCTCTTATAAAGCCTTACGCCTTCAACGGTCCGTATTAGTGCGGCGTCTCCCAAGCGCCCCGTGAGTGGAAGCCCTTCGTCTTCTAAATAGCCGGCACCGAGGACCACGATGTCCACCGTCCCGTCGCTGAGAGACGTGCCCTCTTCGAGGCCTCCAGGGGGATATTCATACTCGAAGGGGGCAAGGAGCGCTCCTGATATGTATTGGCTTGAGAAGGCAAGCAGCAGCACCAGCCCAGCCGTGACGAAGACCCTCCCCAAGAATTGTCTCTTTGTAAACCACAGGAGGACGAGCCCCACCGTGGTGAGCTCCAGGCAGAGCGGCAACGGAAAGATAAGATGTATCAGAGACTTGCCTATAGCCATTACGGCATACCGTCCTCGGTTTTGTATGTCACCGTGACCCTTCCGGCGACCGCCTTGGCCACGCCTACCATCATGCCCGACATGGCCACGCAGAAACTGTAAAGGCTCGATGCGAGCGGAACGTACCTGTGTGCCCTGTCAGCCACCCAGCCAACGAGGACGAAGAGGTAGAAGGCGGCCTGGAGCATGAACAGCGACTTGTAGAGCAACCCCTCGCCCAGGAGGGACGCATTGGAGAGGAAGGCGATCACCATGAAGTACGGCGTCATATATCTGAGGAACCTGTGCGAAAAGAGGCTCCATGTAACGACGGGGTGCTTGAACCACTCGAGCATGCCGACCCTGCCGAAGACACTGGCCACGGTCTTAGATGTCCCCCTGACACGCGCCTTGTACTCGCTTCTTGCGCTGTGGGGGGGGATGTCGTATGCGAGGGCATCCTCTACATAGACGACCTTGTAGCCTTCCAGGATTATGTCGATAACCGAGGCGGTATCTATATCATCGACCGGCCTTAACGGAGTAAAGAGCTCCTTTCTGAACGCCATGCACGCCCCTGTGCCGTTATTGACCAAGCCGAGCCTGTTCTCGAGCTCCTTGAGCCTCAACTCATAACGCCAATAGAGCCCCTCGTTGCGGGCGATCGCCCCGCCCTCGACCCTGTAGGAGAGCCTGCCTACGGCCGCGCCGACCTTCGGGTCCGAAAAGGGTCTTACGATCTTCTTCACAAACTCGGGCTCGAATTCCGTATCGGCGTCGGTGAAGACCAGTATTTCGCCTTCGGCCATAGCGACCAGGTCGTTATGGACATCGGCCCTGCCCCTGTTCTCCTCAAAGGCCACGACCTTTACGCCTCTCCCCTCGAAAGTGCGGGCCGCCTCGACCGTGCCGTCCGTAGAGCCGTCGGAGCCGATAAGTATCTCCAGCCGGTCGGCCGGATAATCTAGGGCGAGCAGGTTCTCTATCCTCTTGGCGATGACGTCTTCCTCGTTATAGGCCGATACGAGGATGCTGACCGAAGGGGTGAATGTATCGTCTCCTGTCGGTACAGATCGTTTACGGCCAAAACCGGAAAGCAACGTCAATATGCCGTAATAACCGAACCACGTGTAGGCGAGCGTCAACAACGAAAAGCTGAAGACTATACCTGCCGCTGTCGCAAACACCGAATCCATCACTGCCTGTCCCTTCGTCTCAGGAGATTCATCTTCACGTCAAGCCCGAAGCCGCAGGTGCATCCCGGGCACTCTTTCAGAAAGCCCTTGAGCCTTTGTTCGAGGTAGGCTCGACTGCGACATATCTCGTCGAGTCCGGCTGACTTGAGGTTGCCAACCGACGGCATGGCCCAACATCCATGATAGACGTTTCCAAAGCTGTCGACCGAGACCTCCATTAGAACCCTGGCGCAGTAGTAGTCAGGCAGTCTCGAGTCCCTGCAAAGGGCCGGTATCGTCTCGAGTACTTCCACACTCTCTCTGACGGTTTTAGGCCATTTCTTTTTGAGTGCAACCAAAAGTCGTGTGACGCGCTCCATGGCCTCGGTAGAGGGGGCGAGACTCCTGTCGATGTCTTTGAAGAAATAGGGATTGGTATCGAAGATATTGAAACCTATGGTAGCGCCTTTCCGCCTGGCCAAGTCTACGGCGTACTCTATATCGCCGATATTGTCTTTGAGCACGGTGAAGGCAATGCTCGTCGGAAAGCCGGCATCCACAAGCCTCTCAACCGCCGCGGTCACGGCGTCGTAGCTGGCCTCCACACCCACGATGGCGTCATGGATCTCCTTGCGGCCGTGAAGAGAGACGGTTATGTGGTCCACGGACGACTCGACGAGCATTGGAAGTGAATACTCTATAAAATGGCCGTTGGTGGCTACCGAAACCCGTAGCCCTATGGACTTGGCGTGCGCAATGATCTTATAGATGTCTTTTCTGATGAAGACCTCACCGCCTGTGAACCTGACAGAAAAGCCGCCCATATCCCTGAAGTCATCGAGGACCGTGAGCCATGCGTCCTTCGAGAGCTCTTCGGCACGGTCGCCTATCTTCCACTCATTGCACATTACGCAACGGTAGTTGCACCGATCCGTGATCTTGATCGTAAGCATGGAGGGCAGAATTACGCCTGGCGAGCGCATCACGTTCACGGCGTAGAGCCCCCTGATAAAGGCGGATACCATTCTGAGTTTCCATCTCATCCCGTAATAGAGATCTTCCATCATCACGGCACCTATACGCTAATGGCTCGTAAGGGCCGCGTATATTTGGTGGAGCGTCGTCTTCAACCCCATGGGTATCTTCCTTCGCACGGCGGCGAACACGTCATAAAAGGAGTCGAAGAAAAGAAAGATGAGCGCCTTGCGCAGATTGTGCCTCTTATACACCTCGTAACGGAAGATCTTTTTCATCTTCTTTATCTGTCTTTTCTTCTCCTCCGGATAATTCAGTACCACGACAGAGCGGTGTTGACAGGGCACCTCGAAGTCCGGCTCTATGAGCCCTTCCTCAATGCACAGCTTATAGAGCTTGGTGCCTGGATAGGGACAGAATATGGAGATGCCCATGTCGTCAGGCTGGACACGCTCATTAAGAGAGATCGTCTTCCTTATCTGGTCTATCGTCTCATGGGGGCTACCTATAATGTTGTATGACGACCGGCTGAGCCCCATCTCCCTGGCAAGCTCAAAGGACCTGATTATCTGTTCATCTGACATATAGCGTTTGAGAACGTTCTTTCTTATGTACTCGTCACCAGCCTCTATACCCATCTGCACGTGGACACAGCCGGCATCCTTGAGGTATCTGAATACCTTTTCATCCTTGTTGCCGATACGATGGTTACAGTAAAAGGGAAGGCCCGGAAAGGCATTGCGGTATTTGTCGGCGAAGTCGCTCAGCCAGTCCTCGAACATGGTGAAGAGATCATCCTCGAAGGCGAGCATATTTATGGGATATCGGGCCTTGACGTAAGAGATGAGGCCGATTATGTAATCGACACTGTGTTTGCGGAGGTAGTCTTTTCCCTTCTGGCCCTGGATGCGCTGGAGTTCGAAGTTGATACAGTAGCTGCATGGGAACGGACAGCCGCGGCTCGTTATCATGTGGAACGTACCGTTGCGCACACTCAGATACCTCTCCATGTCGAAGAGGTCGAAGTCGGGATATGGTAGGCTGTCCAGGTCTGCGATGAGCGGACGTACCGGGTTCCGGTAGACCTGACCGTCCTTCTTTACCCAGAGATTTCTTATATCCCTATAGTCCTCGCCTGCCTCAATCCTCGAGAGCAGTTCGGCCATGGCCTCCTCACCCTCGTTTATGCACAGCATATCGATGGCATCC comes from the Deltaproteobacteria bacterium genome and includes:
- a CDS encoding transketolase, coding for MTGKAGLEKYLHLSKKVRRSILDMAYRTRSPHIGSCFSSVELLCALYFGVLRHGPDDRTRPCRDRFVMSKGHAAMVLYAVLHEAGFLSDEDIDGFAVNDGVLEQHPTRQIEKGIEVSTGSLGHGLSIGAGMALAAKRDGLDYRVYVLLSDGELNEGSSWEAAMFAAHHGLDNLTAIVDYNKIQALGRTSDIIELEPLAARWKAFGWGAVEVDGHDCAAVLDAYGALPFERGHPSVVIGHTLKGKGISFMEDELLWHYRAPDRDEYERAKMELAS
- a CDS encoding radical SAM protein → MMEDLYYGMRWKLRMVSAFIRGLYAVNVMRSPGVILPSMLTIKITDRCNYRCVMCNEWKIGDRAEELSKDAWLTVLDDFRDMGGFSVRFTGGEVFIRKDIYKIIAHAKSIGLRVSVATNGHFIEYSLPMLVESSVDHITVSLHGRKEIHDAIVGVEASYDAVTAAVERLVDAGFPTSIAFTVLKDNIGDIEYAVDLARRKGATIGFNIFDTNPYFFKDIDRSLAPSTEAMERVTRLLVALKKKWPKTVRESVEVLETIPALCRDSRLPDYYCARVLMEVSVDSFGNVYHGCWAMPSVGNLKSAGLDEICRSRAYLEQRLKGFLKECPGCTCGFGLDVKMNLLRRRDRQ
- a CDS encoding envelope biogenesis factor ElyC; translated protein: MAIGKSLIHLIFPLPLCLELTTVGLVLLWFTKRQFLGRVFVTAGLVLLLAFSSQYISGALLAPFEYEYPPGGLEEGTSLSDGTVDIVVLGAGYLEDEGLPLTGRLGDAALIRTVEGVRLYKRLGRARLILSGGSFSETKPSELMARLAVELDVAADDLIVEKQSLNTHEEAVLLKPLLEDRRFLLVTSASHMPRAMALFRAQGLDPVAVPTGHLVSRERSVGLPSAKGVEMAERAFYEYFGLLKERLMGHI
- a CDS encoding DegT/DnrJ/EryC1/StrS family aminotransferase, with protein sequence MTSYRVRYIDYPRHFRNNEKEYMEIIHDVLSRGDLMLRGQLRSFEEHLARFCGTRYAVGVGNCTEALLLALKAAGVGPGDEVVTVSHTFVATVSVIKHLGATPVLVDIGDDHLMDAAAMEQALTDKTKAIVPVQLNGRINGEMDRIMRIAGERGIAVVEDSAQALGAVLGGRKGGSFGLAGCFSFYPAKLLGAFGDGGAVVTDDEEVAERVRLLRNHGRAADGEIVEWGYNFRMDNLHAAILDFKLGLLPGWLERRRAIAALYDELLRDVAELRLPPSPESGTARYDVFQNYEVEAEDRDALVRHLRERGVETMLPWGGKGVHQFEALGLDFDLPRTDEVFSKVLLLPMYVELEDDGVEYVARSVREFYGR
- a CDS encoding class I SAM-dependent methyltransferase, translated to MRTVTPEGGFRTDSEREAGRKIEEVFLRNPESIEVKLDNFPKYIRRQKLTRLLALYEIFKKVLPVKGSIVECGVYRGFSLMAWANMSAVLEPNNLTRRIYGFDTFEGFPEVSEKDSNRLMEAGAGQLCSNSFDELNELIDIYDSNRFLGHVNKVRLIKGDVTRTIPEFISENKHLVVSLLFLDMDLYEPTKVAIESFFPRMPKGAIMAFDELDNPIWPGETEALLDSIGVGRLRIERVEFDPYIGYAVID
- a CDS encoding glycosyltransferase family 2 protein — its product is MDSVFATAAGIVFSFSLLTLAYTWFGYYGILTLLSGFGRKRSVPTGDDTFTPSVSILVSAYNEEDVIAKRIENLLALDYPADRLEILIGSDGSTDGTVEAARTFEGRGVKVVAFEENRGRADVHNDLVAMAEGEILVFTDADTEFEPEFVKKIVRPFSDPKVGAAVGRLSYRVEGGAIARNEGLYWRYELRLKELENRLGLVNNGTGACMAFRKELFTPLRPVDDIDTASVIDIILEGYKVVYVEDALAYDIPPHSARSEYKARVRGTSKTVASVFGRVGMLEWFKHPVVTWSLFSHRFLRYMTPYFMVIAFLSNASLLGEGLLYKSLFMLQAAFYLFVLVGWVADRAHRYVPLASSLYSFCVAMSGMMVGVAKAVAGRVTVTYKTEDGMP
- a CDS encoding sugar transferase — translated: MKETEAASTSSLNRGDWGKRTFDIVFSVAGLMVLSPIMLTVSLLILVEDGLPLFYRGLRVGRYGRPFNILKFRSMVKDAEKIGGSSTPEDDPRITKVGRFIRRYKLDELPQLINVLKGEMSFVGPRPQVQWAVDLYSEEERLLLTVRPGITDYASIRFRNESEILKGSKDPDRDYLEKIAPEKNRLGLEYVRTRSLLVDLKIIFSTLAAIFK
- a CDS encoding radical SAM protein; translated protein: MKVLFVYPNISGHEAPHQGLMALSGYLKQAGHETALVDFTFGDSQVRQLTRAVKFNPDMVAFTSTSGLFRFSVEFAGLLKERLKVPIIFGGSHATIAPDKVIAQDAIDMLCINEGEEAMAELLSRIEAGEDYRDIRNLWVKKDGQVYRNPVRPLIADLDSLPYPDFDLFDMERYLSVRNGTFHMITSRGCPFPCSYCINFELQRIQGQKGKDYLRKHSVDYIIGLISYVKARYPINMLAFEDDLFTMFEDWLSDFADKYRNAFPGLPFYCNHRIGNKDEKVFRYLKDAGCVHVQMGIEAGDEYIRKNVLKRYMSDEQIIRSFELAREMGLSRSSYNIIGSPHETIDQIRKTISLNERVQPDDMGISIFCPYPGTKLYKLCIEEGLIEPDFEVPCQHRSVVVLNYPEEKKRQIKKMKKIFRYEVYKRHNLRKALIFLFFDSFYDVFAAVRRKIPMGLKTTLHQIYAALTSH